One Candidatus Devosia phytovorans genomic window carries:
- a CDS encoding ABC transporter permease, which yields MTDIGNTPVLKPSPENATLGQIVRAAMPWSAKLKMPGATPFEALAAIFLVLLVLVALFVDYIPGLVSPRLPYGDFSALPDLTLNGLLGTDDIGRSILSRVLHGARTSLMIVALSTTIAVASGLLLGMLAGYYRGIFERAVDLFANALAAMPSTLVVLAFMAVTGPSVVTIIVVLGIFDIGTYARVAKAGVISQSNRDYVLAARAMGATDGRIMLREILPNLIPALTAVMPTLMAGLIITEGSLSFLGYGIPEPAPSWGGMIASSTDLISRFPLLLLGPVLAVVLTVYAFNTIGDYLAQRLNSRERES from the coding sequence ATGACCGATATCGGCAACACCCCGGTCCTCAAGCCCAGCCCAGAAAACGCAACGCTCGGCCAGATCGTGCGCGCGGCCATGCCATGGTCAGCCAAGCTCAAGATGCCCGGTGCCACGCCCTTCGAGGCTCTGGCTGCCATTTTCCTGGTCCTGCTGGTCCTTGTCGCCCTGTTCGTTGACTATATTCCAGGTCTCGTCAGCCCCCGTCTGCCTTACGGCGACTTTTCGGCGCTGCCTGATCTGACCCTGAATGGCCTGCTTGGCACCGATGACATCGGCCGCTCCATCCTCTCCCGCGTCCTGCATGGCGCGCGGACCTCGCTGATGATCGTCGCGCTCTCGACCACCATCGCCGTGGCCTCGGGACTGCTGTTGGGCATGCTTGCGGGCTACTATCGCGGCATTTTCGAGCGCGCCGTGGACCTTTTCGCCAACGCGCTCGCGGCCATGCCTTCGACGCTTGTGGTCTTGGCGTTCATGGCCGTCACTGGTCCCTCTGTCGTCACCATCATCGTCGTACTCGGCATTTTCGACATCGGCACCTATGCCCGCGTCGCCAAGGCGGGCGTCATCTCGCAGTCCAATCGTGACTACGTCCTGGCCGCCCGCGCCATGGGCGCCACGGATGGCCGCATCATGCTGCGGGAAATCCTGCCCAACCTCATCCCGGCGCTCACTGCCGTCATGCCCACCCTGATGGCGGGTCTCATCATCACCGAAGGCTCGCTGAGCTTCCTCGGTTACGGCATTCCCGAGCCGGCACCGAGCTGGGGTGGCATGATCGCCAGTTCCACGGACCTGATCAGCCGCTTCCCACTGCTGCTCCTCGGACCAGTGCTTGCTGTCGTGCTGACGGTCTACGCCTTCAATACCATTGGCGACTACCTGGCGCAGCGCCTCAACAGCCGCGAACGGGAGAGCTGA
- a CDS encoding ABC transporter permease produces MLKSATPYFRAISSRLIAGVLVFLLVTFSATALSSLAPGSVGQLILGDYATPEQIADLNATYGYDLPLWQRYLNWLGNLLRGDLGVTMFSQQPIVGVVLERAAVTFEIAFLAMAVSLIGVPIAMYTASHPNKLADKVMRSVSTLLLAVPTFVIVVLLAYIFAMVLRWFPATGWAKFTENPLANLWYVALPVLCLSLHQTAYLYRVARNEFVTTLQEDYIAVARARGLPLAYILFHHALRPAMPQILTVMGLSLTYMLAGSFVVESFFAVPGIGWTILSAVKSHDIPLVQAILSLTVTIFVIVFMLVDLGYALIDPRVKVS; encoded by the coding sequence GTGCTCAAAAGCGCAACGCCCTATTTTAGGGCCATATCTTCGCGATTGATCGCTGGCGTTCTGGTCTTCCTGCTGGTAACCTTCAGCGCGACCGCACTTTCCAGCCTGGCGCCCGGTTCTGTCGGTCAATTGATCCTTGGCGACTATGCCACGCCCGAGCAGATCGCCGATCTCAACGCCACCTATGGCTACGATTTGCCGCTCTGGCAGCGCTACCTCAACTGGTTGGGTAATCTGCTGCGCGGTGACCTTGGCGTCACCATGTTCAGCCAGCAGCCCATCGTCGGCGTCGTGCTCGAACGCGCCGCCGTGACCTTCGAGATCGCCTTCCTCGCCATGGCCGTATCGCTGATCGGCGTGCCAATCGCCATGTATACTGCCAGCCATCCCAACAAGCTGGCGGACAAGGTCATGCGCTCGGTGTCGACCCTGCTGCTGGCCGTTCCCACCTTCGTCATCGTCGTGCTGCTGGCCTATATATTCGCCATGGTGCTCCGCTGGTTCCCGGCGACTGGCTGGGCGAAATTCACTGAAAACCCGCTGGCCAATCTCTGGTACGTTGCGCTGCCTGTGCTCTGCCTGAGCCTGCACCAGACGGCCTATCTGTATCGCGTGGCGCGCAACGAGTTCGTCACCACGCTGCAGGAAGACTATATCGCGGTGGCCCGCGCCCGTGGCCTGCCGCTGGCCTATATCCTGTTCCATCACGCCCTGCGCCCGGCCATGCCACAGATCCTGACCGTGATGGGCCTGTCGCTGACCTATATGCTGGCCGGTTCCTTCGTTGTGGAAAGCTTCTTCGCGGTACCCGGCATCGGCTGGACCATTCTGAGCGCGGTCAAGAGCCACGATATTCCCTTGGTTCAGGCCATTCTCTCGCTCACGGTCACCATTTTCGTCATCGTCTTCATGCTGGTCGATCTCGGCTACGCGCTCATCGATCCGCGGGTGAAAGTATCATGA
- a CDS encoding histidine ammonia-lyase, which translates to MSTIVLDGDSLTIEQVVRIAREGVKVELAPAARAEIVKKRAYIEENWLTENAPPTYGFNTGVGKLKDYKINQADNEQFQLNIVLSHCSGLGEPASEEIVRAMMAVRINAFCVGVSGLRIEVVDRLIAMLNNGVHPIVPIQGSVGASGDLAPLAHMVSVLIGYEKAEAIYQGTRMPAPKALELAGISPTKFDLKAKDCLALINGNSLCAGMGSLTIWDAEQLMKTVDAIGALSLEAIRGEQAAFDARIHAVRKQPGQINAAENIRRMITGSRRTSESARAVRLEDDILHPVHHARIQDQYSFRCLPQVHGSCRDQLEHAKTLMTRELNAATDNPLVFWNEAGALEFLSGGNFHCEPIAFAMDFLAIALIEIGNISERRLFALCDTTLNYGLPPNLAGKPIGLNYGYGILSTAAAAIASENKTLAFPSVADTIPTKSSQEDHVSMAAWSARKAQQVLSNLPKIVAVEALLATKAIFLTRDALGQYALGKGTQALYDAIADAVPLQEQDGYMQDQILPMIAMLNAGKVLAAAETAVGALN; encoded by the coding sequence ATGAGCACCATTGTTCTCGACGGCGACAGCCTCACCATCGAACAGGTCGTCCGCATCGCCCGTGAAGGCGTCAAGGTCGAGCTGGCGCCTGCTGCCCGCGCCGAAATCGTCAAGAAGCGCGCCTATATCGAAGAAAACTGGCTGACCGAAAACGCCCCGCCGACCTATGGCTTCAACACCGGCGTCGGCAAGCTCAAGGACTACAAGATCAATCAGGCCGACAACGAGCAGTTCCAGCTCAACATCGTGCTGTCGCACTGCTCGGGCCTGGGCGAACCGGCTTCAGAGGAAATCGTGCGCGCCATGATGGCCGTCCGCATCAATGCCTTCTGCGTTGGCGTCTCGGGCCTGCGCATCGAGGTCGTCGATCGCCTGATCGCCATGCTCAACAACGGCGTCCACCCCATTGTCCCCATCCAGGGTTCGGTGGGCGCTTCGGGCGATCTGGCCCCGCTGGCCCATATGGTGTCGGTGCTGATCGGCTATGAAAAGGCCGAAGCCATCTACCAGGGCACCCGCATGCCCGCGCCCAAGGCGCTCGAACTGGCCGGCATTTCGCCCACCAAGTTCGACCTCAAGGCCAAGGATTGCCTGGCGCTGATCAATGGCAACAGCCTCTGCGCCGGCATGGGCTCGTTGACCATCTGGGATGCCGAGCAGCTGATGAAGACCGTCGATGCCATCGGCGCCCTCAGCCTCGAAGCCATCCGTGGCGAACAGGCCGCTTTCGACGCCCGCATCCATGCCGTGCGCAAGCAGCCCGGCCAGATCAATGCCGCCGAAAACATCCGCCGCATGATCACCGGCTCGCGCCGCACCTCGGAATCGGCCCGCGCCGTGCGCCTCGAAGACGACATCCTGCATCCGGTGCACCATGCCCGCATCCAGGACCAATATTCCTTCCGCTGCCTGCCGCAGGTCCATGGGTCCTGCCGTGACCAGCTCGAGCATGCCAAGACGCTGATGACCCGCGAGCTTAATGCCGCGACCGACAATCCGCTGGTGTTCTGGAACGAGGCCGGTGCGCTCGAATTCCTCTCGGGCGGCAATTTCCACTGCGAGCCCATCGCTTTCGCCATGGACTTTCTCGCCATCGCCCTGATCGAGATCGGCAATATCTCCGAGCGTCGCCTGTTCGCGCTTTGCGATACCACGCTCAACTACGGCCTGCCGCCCAACCTTGCCGGCAAGCCGATCGGCCTCAACTACGGCTATGGCATTCTCTCAACTGCCGCTGCCGCCATCGCCTCGGAAAACAAGACCCTGGCCTTCCCCTCGGTCGCCGATACCATCCCGACCAAGTCCAGCCAGGAAGATCATGTCTCGATGGCCGCCTGGTCTGCGCGCAAGGCCCAGCAGGTTCTCTCCAACTTGCCCAAGATCGTCGCCGTGGAAGCTCTGCTCGCCACCAAGGCCATCTTCCTCACCCGCGACGCGCTCGGCCAGTATGCCCTCGGCAAGGGCACCCAGGCACTCTATGACGCCATCGCCGATGCAGTCCCGCTGCAGGAGCAGGACGGCTACATGCAGGACCAGATCCTGCCCATGATCGCCATGCTCAACGCCGGCAAGGTTCTTGCCGCCGCTGAAACCGCCGTCGGCGCACTGAACTAA
- a CDS encoding isocitrate lyase/PEP mutase family protein: MFDKRPRKTFRQLFGEKQVFTPCVWDCYSAKAAEMAGFEAILLSGASLGFSMSGVPDMGLHNQEELVWATDRISDYSPLPLIIDADDCFGDVAQAYRTCRRLAKAGAAAILLEDTPNERGYARFGRAMEKATLEGKLDGNIEHPVISQELWLAKIKAALDACADTDCVVIARTESKLELGLDDAIERCVKAEALGAEMTYVHGLRTLEECEKVNKALPGWKMFGDVAVVNGKPFVELDDIAKLGFNLVTMHYLEKGSMYGMMDFGKRVFGDMSTRYSDEHDMGGYTKAEQRELLERDIGWMDAEEEWKKI, translated from the coding sequence ATGTTCGACAAACGCCCCCGCAAGACCTTCCGCCAGCTGTTCGGCGAAAAGCAGGTCTTTACCCCATGCGTATGGGATTGCTATTCGGCCAAGGCCGCCGAAATGGCCGGCTTCGAAGCCATCCTGCTGAGTGGCGCTTCGCTGGGGTTTTCCATGTCGGGCGTGCCGGACATGGGCCTGCATAATCAGGAAGAGCTGGTCTGGGCAACCGACCGAATCTCGGACTATTCCCCGCTGCCGCTGATCATCGACGCGGATGACTGCTTCGGCGACGTGGCTCAGGCCTATCGCACCTGCCGCCGCCTCGCCAAGGCTGGTGCCGCCGCGATCCTGCTTGAAGATACTCCCAATGAACGCGGCTATGCCCGCTTTGGCCGCGCCATGGAAAAGGCGACGCTGGAAGGCAAGCTCGACGGCAATATCGAACATCCCGTCATCTCCCAGGAGCTCTGGCTGGCCAAGATCAAGGCCGCGCTCGATGCCTGCGCCGACACCGATTGCGTCGTCATCGCCCGCACCGAGTCCAAGCTGGAGCTGGGCCTCGACGACGCCATCGAGCGCTGCGTCAAGGCAGAAGCCCTGGGCGCCGAGATGACCTATGTCCACGGCCTGCGCACCCTCGAGGAATGCGAAAAGGTCAACAAGGCTCTGCCGGGCTGGAAGATGTTCGGCGACGTCGCCGTGGTCAACGGCAAGCCTTTCGTCGAACTCGATGATATCGCCAAACTCGGCTTCAACCTTGTCACCATGCATTACCTCGAGAAGGGCTCGATGTACGGCATGATGGATTTCGGCAAGCGCGTCTTCGGCGACATGAGCACCCGTTACTCCGACGAACACGACATGGGCGGCTACACCAAGGCCGAGCAGCGCGAACTGCTCGAGCGCGACATCGGCTGGATGGACGCCGAGGAAGAGTGGAAGAAGATCTGA
- a CDS encoding TIGR02444 family protein yields MTSTGFLKRLWPDMCAAYRDGDLARACLSVQEGYDLDVPLLLVLCLADRAGHLIGREALTKLIEDCDAWRGAAILPLRFARREMKGKFTDPAELGLRDDIKRLELEAERLQVLRLAETFPPARDDAESTALTYLAIRGAPALAATDFIKTFHQAYDAQVLRSMALD; encoded by the coding sequence ATGACGAGCACCGGTTTTCTCAAGCGGCTCTGGCCGGATATGTGCGCCGCCTATCGCGACGGCGATCTGGCGCGCGCCTGCCTCTCCGTCCAGGAAGGCTATGACTTGGACGTGCCCCTGCTGCTGGTCCTCTGCCTTGCCGACAGGGCAGGGCACCTGATCGGACGCGAGGCGCTGACCAAGCTGATCGAGGATTGCGACGCCTGGCGCGGCGCCGCCATCCTGCCGCTGCGCTTCGCCCGCCGTGAGATGAAGGGCAAGTTCACCGACCCCGCCGAACTGGGCCTGCGCGACGACATCAAGCGTCTTGAGCTCGAAGCCGAACGCCTGCAGGTGCTCCGCCTGGCCGAAACCTTCCCGCCTGCCCGCGACGACGCGGAGAGCACGGCGCTGACCTATTTGGCCATCCGTGGTGCCCCGGCACTTGCCGCCACTGACTTCATCAAGACCTTCCACCAGGCCTATGACGCGCAGGTCCTGCGCTCCATGGCGCTGGACTGA
- a CDS encoding ABC transporter ATP-binding protein yields MDMTTTSRPVLSCEAMTCELDSSKGPLQILQEINFSLDTHRALGIVGESGAGKSMLIKAIMGIAPRGMRMSGKITLDGDDLSTLSPKKRAKLVGRKVGIVFQNPMTSLNPFVQIGRQIEEAGCIHLGLSKTEARTRAIELLSFVGMPDPEDCYDYYPHQFSGGMKQRIMIAAALICQPDLLIADEATTALDVTVQKEVLDLLQTIQAERQMSMILVSHNLGVVAGRTDEILVLYGGNVVEYGPTREVFRNPRHRYTEALLSAMPHMDQPAHSRLRTIPGQPPNLANRPVGCPFSPRCPSATQVCHDVMPAMSTGVDASHRFACHNPLPEVARPASAETAHVQ; encoded by the coding sequence ATGGACATGACCACCACATCCCGCCCGGTCCTCTCCTGCGAGGCCATGACCTGCGAGCTCGACTCCAGCAAGGGCCCGCTACAGATCCTGCAGGAGATCAACTTCAGCCTCGATACCCACCGTGCCCTCGGCATCGTCGGGGAATCGGGCGCCGGCAAGTCCATGCTGATCAAGGCCATCATGGGCATCGCTCCGCGCGGCATGCGCATGTCGGGCAAGATCACCCTCGATGGCGATGACCTCTCGACGCTTTCGCCAAAGAAGCGTGCCAAGCTGGTTGGCCGCAAGGTCGGCATCGTCTTCCAGAACCCGATGACCTCGCTCAATCCCTTCGTCCAGATCGGTCGCCAGATCGAGGAGGCCGGTTGCATCCATCTTGGCCTTTCCAAGACCGAGGCGCGCACCCGGGCGATCGAACTGCTGTCCTTCGTCGGCATGCCCGACCCCGAGGATTGCTACGACTATTATCCGCACCAGTTCTCCGGCGGCATGAAGCAGCGCATCATGATCGCCGCAGCCCTGATCTGCCAGCCGGATCTGCTGATCGCCGACGAGGCCACCACGGCCCTCGACGTGACCGTGCAGAAGGAAGTTCTGGACCTGCTGCAGACCATCCAGGCCGAGCGGCAGATGTCGATGATCCTCGTGTCGCATAACCTGGGCGTGGTTGCCGGCCGCACCGACGAAATCCTCGTGCTCTACGGCGGCAATGTCGTCGAATACGGCCCCACGCGCGAAGTCTTCCGCAACCCGCGTCATCGCTACACCGAAGCTCTGCTCTCGGCCATGCCGCATATGGATCAGCCGGCCCATTCCCGCTTGCGCACTATTCCCGGCCAGCCGCCCAACCTGGCCAATCGCCCGGTCGGCTGCCCCTTCTCGCCGCGCTGCCCGTCCGCCACGCAGGTCTGCCACGACGTGATGCCAGCCATGTCAACCGGCGTTGATGCATCGCATCGCTTCGCCTGCCACAACCCGCTCCCCGAAGTTGCCCGCCCTGCCTCTGCGGAGACCGCCCATGTCCAGTGA
- a CDS encoding Zn-dependent hydrolase — translation MNMALTNTPLKVDREQLQRDFDALADLTEPGKPWTRRSFTPMFLKGRDYLAARFAEEGLATHIDTSGNLTGTWFGSNPDRPVLMTGSHSDTVPSGGRFDGIAGILCGLAAIRALRLAGYQPEHSIELVDFLAEEPSEWGLSCIGSRGMVGALTDTHFAMSGPDGERLDTAITRMGGKPEAIAQTIRSDVAAFVEIHIEQGPVLEAEDIPLGVVSGIAGIARVRLRLEGEAGHAGTVPMAMRKDAGIAISRLLIALRDAASAEADKGRGHFTATIGVMHLEPNGANVVPGAAEAIVDIRAENDAAMDDYLALIETLAADAATAEGCVVAAIERLSRTFAVACDDRLQTLIRDAADAHGLATRPLASGAGHDAAFVARIAPAAMIFVPSRGGISHAPEEWTDNEAIARAADVLTLTLSTLDQRPLAPTA, via the coding sequence ATGAACATGGCCCTGACCAATACGCCACTCAAGGTCGACCGCGAGCAGCTGCAGCGCGACTTCGACGCGCTGGCCGATCTGACCGAACCCGGCAAGCCGTGGACGCGCCGGTCCTTTACACCCATGTTTCTCAAGGGGCGGGACTATCTTGCCGCGCGCTTTGCCGAAGAGGGCCTTGCAACCCATATCGACACTTCGGGAAATCTCACCGGCACCTGGTTCGGATCCAATCCCGATCGCCCCGTGCTGATGACCGGTTCGCACAGCGACACCGTCCCCAGCGGCGGACGCTTCGATGGCATTGCCGGCATCCTCTGTGGCCTTGCCGCCATCCGCGCGCTTCGTCTTGCCGGTTACCAGCCGGAACACAGTATCGAGCTCGTCGACTTTCTTGCTGAAGAACCCAGCGAATGGGGTCTCTCCTGCATCGGCAGCCGCGGCATGGTCGGGGCTTTGACGGACACCCATTTCGCCATGTCTGGTCCTGATGGCGAGCGCCTCGACACTGCCATCACCCGCATGGGCGGCAAGCCCGAGGCCATCGCGCAAACCATCCGTAGCGATGTCGCAGCCTTTGTCGAAATCCATATCGAGCAGGGCCCGGTCCTCGAAGCCGAAGACATTCCGCTTGGCGTTGTCTCCGGCATTGCCGGCATCGCCCGTGTCCGCCTGCGCCTCGAAGGCGAGGCTGGCCACGCCGGCACCGTACCCATGGCCATGCGCAAGGACGCCGGTATCGCCATATCGCGCCTCCTGATCGCCCTGCGCGATGCGGCCAGCGCCGAGGCCGACAAGGGCCGCGGCCATTTCACCGCCACCATCGGCGTCATGCATCTCGAACCCAATGGCGCCAATGTCGTGCCAGGGGCGGCGGAAGCCATCGTCGATATCCGCGCCGAAAACGACGCGGCCATGGACGACTACCTTGCCCTCATCGAGACCCTGGCCGCAGACGCCGCGACAGCCGAGGGCTGCGTGGTCGCCGCCATCGAGCGCCTCAGCCGCACCTTCGCGGTCGCCTGCGACGATCGCCTCCAGACCCTCATCAGGGATGCGGCGGACGCGCATGGCCTTGCCACGCGTCCCCTCGCATCCGGCGCCGGACACGATGCGGCTTTCGTTGCCCGCATCGCCCCCGCCGCCATGATTTTCGTGCCTTCCAGAGGCGGCATCAGCCATGCCCCCGAAGAATGGACCGATAATGAAGCCATCGCCCGCGCGGCCGATGTGCTGACCCTCACCCTTTCCACCCTCGATCAGCGGCCCCTGGCCCCTACCGCTTAA
- a CDS encoding ABC transporter ATP-binding protein has translation MSSDLVPAEDTILEVRNLSVSFTRSGKQMKAVDDVSFSVAAGETLGLVGESGSGKTTIGRAILRLLPGANTTSGGDVRYKKTYLNSLSSTDMRLMREKLQMIFQDPLSSFNPRRNVEDIVAEGLVIQGKRKGERAERVKDALNAVGFDLETVAGRKPHQFSGGQCQRIAIARSLAVEPELIVCDEPVASLDVSVQAQVINLLQDIRENRKLALIFISHDLAVVKNVSDRVAVLYMGRIVELGTGPQIYDRPAHPYTRTLLEAVPVVDASRKIMPDGKRTIMPSRNRPQSGCAFRTRCPRASDICVENVPVLTEAPNGQAVACHHPHDEPAPGMAA, from the coding sequence ATGTCCAGTGATCTCGTGCCCGCCGAAGACACCATCCTCGAAGTCCGCAACCTCTCCGTCAGCTTCACTCGCTCAGGCAAGCAGATGAAGGCTGTCGACGACGTGTCCTTCTCCGTCGCCGCTGGTGAAACCCTGGGGCTCGTCGGCGAGAGCGGCAGCGGCAAGACCACGATCGGTCGCGCCATCCTCCGCCTGCTGCCCGGTGCCAACACCACGTCCGGCGGCGACGTGCGCTACAAAAAGACCTATCTCAACAGCCTCTCCAGCACCGATATGCGCCTGATGCGCGAGAAGCTGCAGATGATCTTTCAGGATCCGCTGTCTTCGTTCAATCCGCGCCGCAACGTGGAAGATATCGTCGCCGAAGGTCTTGTCATCCAGGGCAAGCGCAAAGGCGAGCGCGCCGAACGCGTCAAGGATGCGCTCAACGCCGTTGGCTTCGACCTCGAAACCGTCGCCGGTCGCAAGCCGCACCAGTTTTCCGGCGGCCAGTGCCAGCGCATCGCCATCGCCCGTTCGCTCGCCGTCGAGCCCGAACTCATCGTTTGCGATGAGCCCGTCGCCTCGCTCGACGTCTCGGTCCAGGCCCAGGTCATCAACCTGCTGCAGGACATCCGCGAGAACCGCAAGCTGGCGCTGATCTTCATCTCGCACGATCTCGCCGTGGTGAAGAATGTCAGCGATCGCGTCGCCGTGCTCTATATGGGCCGCATCGTCGAACTGGGCACCGGGCCGCAGATCTATGATCGTCCCGCCCACCCCTATACCCGTACCCTGCTCGAAGCGGTCCCCGTGGTCGATGCCTCGCGCAAGATCATGCCCGACGGCAAGCGCACCATCATGCCCTCGCGCAATCGCCCGCAAAGCGGCTGTGCCTTCCGCACCCGCTGCCCGCGCGCCAGCGACATCTGCGTCGAAAACGTCCCTGTCCTCACCGAAGCGCCGAACGGCCAGGCGGTGGCCTGCCATCATCCCCATGATGAACCGGCCCCCGGAATGGCGGCGTAA
- a CDS encoding amidohydrolase family protein: MTDFDTVIRGRFVGEDGIVERGYAAVRDGKIAHLGSGDAPAARDVHDFGDAIVLPGVIDGQVHSRSQKDQEDFDWSTRSAAAGGVTTIVDMPYDAGLLISTGDMIREKARSAGELARVDFALYGTINPAHGPAHIAEMAEAGAASFKFSTFNTDSTRFPRIPTPLLHAAFTEVAKTGLIAGVHNENDECVQVWSKAIKATGRTDYRTHGESRPPIAETLAIAEVYEIAQATGASAHIVHCSVGRGYDIAQAYRAQGVDATIEACIHYLVCSEEEDVSRMLGRAKCNPPIRSAAEREKLWQHLAAGHITIVSTDHVSWGLERKSSPVMLENASGMPSLEVLPSLLLDGLTDRGLPLTHAAKLLASNPARLFRIADQKGGFGLGLDADFAVFAERPRYYDPAASGHNVVSWSPYEGRLIRHAPVATFLRGEMVFDGSNVLAQPGNGRFVKPSRPQAVSAAA, encoded by the coding sequence ATGACTGATTTCGATACGGTAATTCGCGGCCGGTTTGTCGGCGAGGATGGCATTGTCGAGCGCGGCTATGCAGCCGTGCGCGATGGCAAGATCGCTCACCTGGGCAGCGGCGACGCGCCCGCTGCGAGGGACGTGCATGATTTCGGCGACGCCATCGTGCTGCCCGGCGTCATCGACGGCCAGGTCCATTCGCGCTCGCAGAAGGACCAGGAAGATTTCGACTGGTCGACCCGCTCGGCTGCAGCCGGTGGTGTCACCACCATCGTCGACATGCCCTATGATGCGGGTCTGCTGATCTCGACCGGCGACATGATCCGCGAAAAGGCCCGCAGTGCCGGCGAACTGGCCCGCGTCGATTTCGCGCTCTATGGCACGATCAATCCAGCCCATGGTCCCGCCCATATCGCCGAAATGGCCGAGGCCGGCGCCGCCTCGTTCAAGTTCTCGACCTTCAATACCGACTCCACCCGCTTTCCGCGCATTCCCACGCCGCTGCTGCATGCCGCCTTCACCGAAGTGGCCAAGACTGGCCTCATTGCCGGCGTGCACAACGAGAATGACGAATGCGTCCAGGTCTGGAGCAAGGCCATCAAGGCCACCGGCCGCACCGACTATCGCACCCATGGCGAAAGCCGCCCGCCGATCGCCGAGACCCTGGCCATTGCCGAAGTCTACGAAATCGCTCAAGCCACCGGCGCCTCCGCCCATATCGTGCATTGCTCGGTCGGTCGCGGCTATGACATCGCCCAGGCCTATCGCGCCCAGGGTGTCGACGCGACCATCGAAGCCTGCATCCACTATCTCGTCTGCTCTGAAGAGGAAGACGTGTCGCGCATGCTGGGTCGCGCCAAGTGCAATCCGCCGATCCGCTCGGCTGCCGAGCGCGAAAAACTCTGGCAGCACCTGGCCGCCGGCCACATCACCATCGTCTCGACTGATCACGTCTCTTGGGGCCTCGAGCGCAAGTCCTCGCCGGTCATGCTCGAAAACGCTTCCGGCATGCCCAGTCTCGAAGTGCTCCCGAGCCTCCTGCTCGACGGCCTGACCGATCGTGGCTTGCCGCTGACCCATGCCGCCAAGCTCCTCGCCTCCAATCCGGCGCGCCTCTTCCGCATCGCCGACCAGAAGGGCGGCTTTGGCCTTGGCCTCGATGCCGACTTCGCCGTCTTTGCCGAGCGCCCGCGCTATTACGATCCCGCCGCCAGCGGCCACAATGTCGTGAGCTGGAGCCCCTATGAAGGCCGCCTGATCCGCCACGCGCCAGTGGCCACCTTCCTGCGCGGCGAAATGGTTTTCGATGGCAGCAATGTCCTGGCCCAGCCCGGCAATGGTCGCTTCGTCAAGCCCAGCCGGCCACAGGCCGTGAGCGCCGCCGCATGA